In Gulosibacter molinativorax, a single window of DNA contains:
- a CDS encoding HAD family hydrolase: MTAHTPAAVLWDMDGTLVETEQYWITAQSGILERYGLPPLTPEQDLSLVGSSLPVAAKLFKSLGVPLSHDEIITTISEEVIELVEGGLTLRPGVKNLLKDLAENDVPTAIVTNSTHDLVRAVLPHLEGHEFDHIVTTEDVTHGKPHPEGYLLAATRLGVSIRESIVLEDSVNGLGGAVAAGSVPIGIPFEVNLEPADQYIRLETLEGVGWQDLQSLYAEFRSAAARR, from the coding sequence ATGACCGCGCACACTCCGGCGGCCGTTCTTTGGGATATGGACGGCACGCTTGTTGAAACCGAGCAGTACTGGATCACCGCCCAATCCGGCATCCTCGAACGCTACGGGCTCCCGCCGCTCACCCCTGAGCAGGACCTCTCTCTCGTCGGGTCCTCGCTTCCTGTCGCCGCCAAGCTCTTCAAATCGCTCGGCGTGCCACTGAGCCATGATGAGATCATCACGACCATCTCCGAAGAGGTGATCGAGCTCGTCGAGGGCGGGCTGACGCTGCGTCCGGGCGTAAAGAACCTGCTGAAAGACCTCGCGGAAAACGACGTGCCGACCGCGATCGTCACCAATTCAACTCACGATCTCGTACGGGCGGTGTTGCCACACCTCGAGGGCCACGAGTTCGATCACATCGTCACGACCGAGGACGTCACGCACGGCAAACCGCATCCGGAGGGCTACCTCCTGGCCGCCACTCGGCTAGGCGTGTCGATTCGGGAGAGTATCGTCCTCGAGGACTCCGTGAATGGCCTCGGGGGCGCGGTCGCCGCTGGGTCGGTGCCGATCGGCATCCCGTTCGAGGTGAATCTCGAGCCTGCCGATCAGTACATCCGCCTCGAGACGCTCGAGGGCGTCGGCTGGCAGGATTTGCAGTCGCTCTATGCCGAGTTTCGAAGCGCGGCCGCGCGCCGCTAG
- a CDS encoding undecaprenyl-diphosphate phosphatase, protein MSWFDAIVLAIVQGLTEFLPISSSAHIRIFGELLGISDPGATFTAIIQIGTELAVLVFFWNDIVRIIKQWIGSLRGKVPKSDPDARMGWFIIIGSVPIVVLGVLLQDVIRSQFRSLWIIATTLIVFGIILGIADVIGRREKTLDKLNAKDGILYGFAQALSLIPGVSRSGGTITAGRLMGYDRPSAARYSFLLAVPAVLGSGGYELYNALTESSDATAVAWGPTILATILSFVIGWVVIKFLMKWVETRSFMPFVIYRIALGTVLFVLLAFGVIDPLSGAA, encoded by the coding sequence ATGAGCTGGTTTGACGCTATCGTCCTCGCGATCGTCCAGGGACTCACGGAGTTCCTCCCGATTTCGTCGAGCGCGCACATCCGTATCTTCGGTGAGTTGCTTGGTATTTCGGATCCGGGGGCGACGTTCACCGCGATCATTCAGATCGGTACGGAGCTCGCGGTGCTCGTGTTCTTCTGGAACGACATCGTGCGGATTATCAAGCAGTGGATTGGCTCGCTGCGCGGCAAGGTCCCGAAGAGCGATCCGGATGCGCGCATGGGCTGGTTCATCATCATCGGCTCGGTGCCGATCGTCGTCCTCGGCGTGCTCCTGCAGGACGTGATTCGCTCGCAGTTCCGCTCCCTGTGGATCATCGCGACGACGCTGATTGTCTTCGGCATCATCCTCGGTATCGCGGACGTGATCGGCAGGCGTGAGAAAACTCTCGACAAGCTCAACGCGAAGGACGGCATCCTGTACGGGTTCGCCCAGGCGCTCTCGCTGATCCCTGGTGTCTCGCGCTCCGGCGGTACGATCACTGCTGGCCGTCTCATGGGCTACGACCGCCCATCGGCGGCGCGATATTCGTTCCTGCTCGCGGTGCCGGCGGTGCTTGGCTCGGGTGGCTACGAGCTGTACAACGCGCTGACGGAATCGAGTGACGCGACGGCGGTTGCATGGGGGCCGACGATCCTCGCGACGATTCTGTCGTTTGTCATCGGTTGGGTCGTCATCAAGTTCCTCATGAAGTGGGTCGAAACCCGCAGCTTCATGCCGTTCGTGATCTACCGGATTGCTCTCGGCACGGTGCTTTTCGTGCTGCTCGCGTTCGGAGTAATTGACCCGCTGTCGGGCGCAGCGTAA
- a CDS encoding helix-turn-helix transcriptional regulator, with product MAGSSTSARALSPNHERQVRLLLRILESERPLTAAEIYQSVDEYRARYERDGNNSSLEKMFERDRNALAQTGIEIGTVPDPTAPGDRARWRYQVSEDVAGGAVVELTADELLLVDQATTAWLDPSLKAGARQAFVKLLGQADSGGETAASSPRTVVSTHPLFGALRDAVAHRKTIRFEYRKLGSIEVESRVIDALGLFSHHGRWLINGFDHARQAPRNFLLARILSDVTEIDTHDRAYADQAAITATLDEIARQQPVTVAVKARSQAEASLRARARTEALGTSDVAAGDWYELVITDWDLGVLADELAGYGTMIRVIDPPEVADGVRARLQRMLDAHQDRQE from the coding sequence ATGGCCGGATCGTCCACTTCTGCGCGCGCCCTGTCGCCCAACCACGAGCGACAGGTGCGACTGCTCCTGCGCATCCTCGAATCGGAGCGCCCGCTGACAGCGGCCGAGATCTATCAGTCGGTGGATGAATACCGCGCTCGTTATGAGCGGGACGGCAATAACTCCTCGCTCGAGAAGATGTTTGAGCGCGATCGGAATGCGCTGGCCCAGACGGGGATCGAGATCGGCACGGTGCCCGACCCGACCGCGCCGGGGGATAGGGCGCGCTGGCGCTACCAGGTTTCCGAGGACGTGGCGGGTGGTGCCGTGGTCGAGCTGACCGCGGACGAGCTGCTCTTGGTCGACCAGGCGACGACCGCCTGGCTCGACCCGAGCCTGAAGGCCGGGGCGCGCCAGGCCTTCGTCAAGCTCCTCGGCCAGGCCGACTCCGGGGGCGAGACCGCCGCATCCTCGCCCCGCACCGTGGTATCGACCCACCCGCTGTTTGGGGCACTCCGCGACGCGGTCGCCCACCGAAAGACGATTCGGTTCGAGTATCGCAAGCTCGGCAGCATCGAGGTCGAATCGCGTGTCATCGATGCGCTCGGCCTGTTTAGCCATCACGGCAGGTGGCTCATCAACGGCTTCGACCACGCGCGGCAGGCCCCGCGCAACTTCCTGCTCGCGCGCATCCTCTCCGATGTCACCGAGATCGACACACACGATCGCGCCTACGCGGACCAGGCGGCGATCACGGCCACGCTCGACGAGATCGCGCGGCAGCAGCCGGTGACCGTTGCGGTCAAGGCGCGTAGCCAGGCGGAGGCGAGCCTTCGCGCGCGGGCACGGACGGAAGCGCTCGGCACGAGCGACGTTGCCGCGGGCGACTGGTACGAACTGGTCATCACCGACTGGGATCTCGGGGTGCTCGCGGATGAGCTCGCCGGTTACGGCACGATGATCCGCGTGATCGACCCGCCCGAGGTGGCTGACGGAGTGCGCGCGCGGCTGCAGCGGATGCTCGATGCACACCAGGATCGTCAGGAGTAG
- a CDS encoding M20/M25/M40 family metallo-hydrolase, producing MTADAELLHDPTVIATRDLIRIDTTNWGSGKSAGEREAAEYLEARLAAMGLKTDVFESEPRRTSVVARVAGRNPEKPALVVHGHTDVVPSNPEDWSVDPFGAEVKDGCIWGRGAVDMKNMDAMILTALEEIHASGRQPERDLIVAFFADEEDGGKLGAHYAVTKFPELFAGATEAVSEVGGYSISIDGKRAYLLQTGEKGMLWFRLKSKRHAGHGSRYVPRENNAVTVLAEALVRLTQHDWSMRLTETTRDMIDALCELIGEDATQISPDELVLRTGSASSWLTASLRTTVNPTMLDAGYKVNVIPAEAVVAIDARPLPGEEESFLEQVREIVGPDIEVEIDWKFLGTEAPSSGPIVDAARTALDRHDPGAFIIPYLLPAGTDNKSLARLGINGYGFAPLRLPLDLDFPAMFHGVDERVPLESVVFGREVLRDFLLSY from the coding sequence ATGACCGCTGATGCTGAACTTCTCCACGACCCCACGGTGATCGCCACGCGCGATCTGATCCGAATCGACACCACGAATTGGGGGAGTGGGAAGAGCGCTGGCGAGCGGGAGGCCGCGGAGTACCTGGAGGCAAGGCTCGCGGCGATGGGCCTCAAGACCGACGTGTTCGAGTCGGAGCCGCGGCGAACCTCAGTGGTCGCGCGGGTCGCGGGGCGCAACCCGGAGAAGCCCGCGCTCGTCGTGCACGGCCACACCGATGTCGTCCCCTCGAACCCCGAAGACTGGAGCGTCGACCCGTTCGGCGCCGAGGTGAAGGACGGCTGCATCTGGGGCCGTGGCGCGGTCGACATGAAGAACATGGATGCGATGATCCTCACCGCGCTCGAGGAGATCCACGCATCCGGGCGGCAGCCGGAGCGTGACCTTATCGTCGCATTCTTCGCGGACGAGGAAGACGGCGGCAAGCTCGGTGCCCACTACGCCGTCACGAAGTTCCCGGAGCTTTTTGCCGGGGCGACCGAGGCCGTGAGCGAGGTGGGTGGCTACTCGATTTCGATTGACGGCAAGCGGGCCTATCTGCTCCAAACCGGTGAGAAGGGGATGCTCTGGTTCCGCCTGAAGTCGAAGCGGCACGCTGGCCACGGCTCGCGCTACGTGCCGCGTGAGAACAACGCCGTAACCGTGCTCGCGGAGGCACTCGTGCGACTCACCCAACACGACTGGTCGATGCGCCTGACCGAGACGACCCGCGACATGATCGACGCGCTGTGCGAACTTATCGGTGAGGACGCCACCCAGATCTCGCCGGACGAGCTCGTGCTTCGCACCGGCTCGGCGTCGAGCTGGCTCACCGCATCCCTGCGCACTACCGTGAACCCGACCATGCTGGATGCGGGCTACAAGGTCAACGTGATTCCCGCGGAGGCCGTCGTCGCGATTGATGCGCGACCGCTGCCGGGGGAGGAGGAGTCGTTCCTCGAGCAGGTGCGAGAGATCGTGGGGCCCGACATTGAGGTCGAGATCGACTGGAAGTTTCTCGGCACCGAGGCACCCTCATCCGGGCCAATCGTGGATGCGGCTCGCACCGCCCTCGACCGTCACGACCCAGGTGCGTTCATCATCCCGTACCTGCTTCCTGCGGGCACAGACAACAAGTCGCTGGCGCGGCTCGGCATCAATGGCTACGGGTTCGCACCGCTGCGGCTGCCGCTCGACCTGGATTTCCCGGCGATGTTCCACGGGGTGGATGAGCGGGTGCCGCTCGAATCCGTGGTGTTTGGGCGAGAGGTGTTGCGCGACTTCCTCCTCAGCTACTGA
- a CDS encoding PAC2 family protein yields MTDSSRPTSFRAGRTLVLAMLGWSDAGEAASEAVDELQQYIGVNRVISRIDDEDYYDYSMQRPRSEFNANNERVIRWPATTMTGPIIPQSVEDAALDPDIHRIYTLTGSEPSLRWRSYAREVIELIQRESITRIVIVGALLADAPHTRDIQVFLTSDDPVVRRDLGIEESKYEGPTGIPGVLSHAAREAGLQVVSMWASVPHYTSNADNSSPKAQLAILDKLSELLGFEFDRGELLAEALAWEKQITEAVDADEDLRTYIRYLEEARDVVDSEAATGDAIAAEFERFLAKDDHRDEDGERGNEPRS; encoded by the coding sequence GTGACGGATTCCTCCCGCCCCACCTCGTTTCGCGCTGGACGCACGCTCGTGCTCGCCATGCTCGGGTGGAGCGACGCCGGCGAGGCCGCGAGTGAGGCGGTAGACGAATTACAGCAGTACATCGGCGTGAATCGAGTCATCAGCAGAATCGATGACGAGGACTACTACGACTATTCGATGCAGCGGCCCCGGTCCGAGTTCAACGCAAACAACGAGCGCGTGATCCGCTGGCCAGCCACGACCATGACCGGTCCGATCATCCCGCAGTCGGTCGAGGACGCAGCCCTCGACCCCGACATTCACCGGATCTACACCCTGACCGGCAGCGAGCCCTCCCTCCGGTGGCGTTCCTACGCCCGCGAGGTCATCGAACTGATTCAGCGGGAATCGATCACCCGCATCGTCATCGTCGGCGCGCTCCTCGCGGATGCGCCGCACACCCGCGATATCCAGGTCTTCCTCACGAGCGACGACCCTGTCGTTCGTCGTGACCTCGGTATCGAGGAGTCGAAATACGAGGGCCCGACCGGCATCCCGGGCGTCCTCTCGCACGCCGCGCGCGAGGCCGGCCTGCAGGTCGTATCGATGTGGGCGTCGGTGCCGCACTATACGAGTAACGCGGACAACTCCTCGCCGAAGGCGCAGCTCGCGATCCTCGACAAGCTCAGCGAGCTCCTTGGCTTCGAATTCGACCGTGGCGAGCTCCTCGCCGAAGCACTCGCATGGGAGAAGCAGATCACCGAGGCCGTGGACGCGGACGAGGACCTTCGCACGTACATCCGCTACCTCGAAGAGGCCCGCGACGTCGTCGATTCCGAGGCCGCGACGGGCGACGCGATTGCCGCCGAGTTCGAACGCTTCCTCGCGAAGGACGACCACCGCGACGAGGACGGCGAGCGGGGCAACGAGCCGCGCAGTTAA
- the mshC gene encoding cysteine--1-D-myo-inosityl 2-amino-2-deoxy-alpha-D-glucopyranoside ligase, whose translation MILASTWQAPEVPELTGDPVPVSLYNTATETVEAVKLEDGVARLYVCGITPYDATHLGHAATYLAFDTLVRALGQAGVPVEYSQNITDVDDPLFERADATNVDWQELASSQTDLFRGDMAALRVVPPNSYVRVQDVIEEIADAVGVLLDRGLGYTVPTEESEGEDVYFDLRASQEGDLYELGAMSHFSPEKLGEAFVEFGGDPDRPGKRSPLDPLLWRAQRDGEPSWPSRAGDGRPGWHVECAVIATGTLGDTVSIQAGGRDLRFPHHEMTAAHASAITQQRFTDHYAHAGLVAYEGAKMSKSLGNLVLVSKLTEAGNDPAAVRLAVIAHHYREDWEWFAEELVAATERLETWREAAARADAETAEASDYGQRIREAIANDLDTPTAIAIVDAWAGEERPDPAVIDVVDALLGVKLTS comes from the coding sequence GTGATTCTTGCATCGACTTGGCAGGCCCCCGAGGTCCCTGAACTGACAGGTGACCCCGTTCCCGTCTCGCTGTACAACACGGCGACCGAGACTGTGGAGGCGGTGAAGCTCGAAGATGGCGTCGCGCGTCTCTACGTGTGCGGCATCACGCCGTACGACGCGACCCACCTCGGTCACGCCGCGACGTATCTCGCGTTCGACACGCTTGTGCGCGCGCTCGGCCAGGCCGGCGTGCCCGTCGAGTACTCGCAGAACATCACCGACGTTGACGACCCGCTCTTCGAGCGCGCGGACGCCACAAACGTTGACTGGCAGGAGCTCGCGTCGAGCCAGACGGATCTCTTCCGCGGTGACATGGCCGCGCTACGCGTCGTGCCCCCCAATTCGTACGTGCGCGTCCAAGATGTGATCGAAGAGATCGCGGATGCGGTGGGCGTGCTGCTCGATCGCGGCCTCGGTTACACGGTGCCGACTGAGGAGTCCGAGGGCGAGGATGTCTACTTCGACCTCCGCGCGAGCCAGGAGGGTGACCTCTACGAGCTCGGCGCAATGAGCCACTTCTCGCCAGAGAAGCTCGGCGAAGCGTTCGTCGAATTCGGCGGGGACCCGGACCGACCCGGGAAGCGCTCCCCACTCGACCCGCTCCTGTGGCGCGCACAGCGCGACGGCGAGCCGAGCTGGCCCTCGCGGGCCGGAGACGGACGCCCCGGGTGGCACGTCGAGTGCGCCGTGATCGCTACCGGGACCCTGGGGGATACCGTGAGTATCCAGGCCGGCGGCCGCGACCTGCGGTTCCCGCACCACGAGATGACTGCGGCACACGCATCCGCGATCACCCAGCAGCGCTTTACCGACCACTACGCGCACGCCGGGCTCGTCGCCTATGAGGGCGCCAAGATGTCGAAGTCGCTCGGCAACCTCGTGCTCGTCTCGAAGCTGACCGAGGCGGGCAACGACCCTGCCGCGGTTCGCCTCGCCGTGATCGCCCACCACTACCGCGAGGACTGGGAGTGGTTCGCAGAAGAGCTCGTGGCTGCCACCGAGCGCCTCGAGACCTGGCGTGAGGCGGCCGCACGCGCCGACGCGGAGACTGCCGAGGCCAGCGACTATGGCCAGCGCATCCGCGAGGCGATCGCGAACGACCTCGACACGCCGACCGCGATCGCGATCGTGGATGCATGGGCGGGGGAAGAGCGCCCCGACCCCGCCGTCATCGACGTGGTCGACGCGCTCCTTGGCGTCAAGCTGACGAGCTAG
- a CDS encoding IS3 family transposase (programmed frameshift), whose translation MSATRRRFSQEFKDELCREVITTSKAVKTVAEEYGVGAETLRGWLKKYRAEHATGEPEGDLTLDERARLRELERENRELRTEAAFLKKAAGVLREGATIVAKYEFIDSYAREPGAPSIARMCVWLAVSRSGFYHWRGRPLSATATRRAALTSRVRYFFDASDQTYGYRRIHADLTAEGTECSPELVRQIMRDEGLVACQPRPFRTTTLADREAAEGMPDLVQRAFTADRPGSKFVGDITYIPSWQGFIYLATVIDCYSKKVVGWSIADHMRTELVEDALRNAVATTQIEPGAIFHSDRGSVYTSADYRALVARLGMRSSMGRTGVCWDNAMAESFFSALKNERVYRTVYATKQQARRDVINYIEGFYNSRRRHSALGYQYPNDVHYSYRQLALAA comes from the exons ATGTCTGCAACACGACGACGATTCAGTCAGGAATTCAAGGACGAGTTATGCCGCGAGGTGATCACCACCTCGAAGGCCGTCAAGACGGTAGCCGAGGAATACGGTGTCGGCGCCGAAACCCTCCGCGGCTGGCTCAAGAAGTACCGGGCCGAGCACGCCACCGGAGAACCGGAGGGCGATTTGACTCTCGATGAACGAGCCCGGTTACGAGAACTCGAACGCGAGAACCGGGAACTGCGCACCGAGGCCGCGTTCCTAAAAAAAGCAGCAG GCGTACTTCGCGAGGGAGCCACGATAGTGGCGAAGTATGAGTTCATCGACTCCTATGCCCGCGAGCCAGGCGCGCCATCGATCGCGCGGATGTGCGTGTGGCTGGCAGTTTCTCGTTCCGGGTTCTATCACTGGCGCGGCCGCCCGTTATCGGCGACCGCGACCCGCAGGGCGGCGCTGACCTCCCGGGTCCGGTATTTCTTTGACGCGTCAGACCAGACCTACGGGTACCGGCGGATTCACGCTGATCTGACCGCGGAGGGGACGGAGTGCTCGCCAGAGCTGGTGCGACAGATCATGCGTGACGAGGGCCTGGTGGCCTGTCAACCGCGCCCGTTCCGAACGACGACGCTGGCGGATCGAGAGGCCGCCGAGGGCATGCCAGACCTCGTGCAGCGGGCGTTCACCGCTGACCGGCCTGGCAGCAAATTCGTGGGCGATATTACTTACATTCCCTCGTGGCAGGGGTTCATCTATTTGGCGACCGTGATTGACTGCTATTCGAAGAAAGTTGTGGGCTGGTCGATCGCTGATCACATGCGTACCGAGTTGGTCGAGGACGCGCTCCGGAATGCGGTAGCGACCACCCAGATTGAGCCAGGCGCGATTTTTCATTCGGACCGCGGAAGTGTTTATACCTCCGCGGACTATCGGGCGCTGGTGGCCCGGCTGGGGATGCGGTCTTCGATGGGACGAACTGGCGTGTGTTGGGACAACGCCATGGCGGAATCGTTCTTTTCGGCGTTGAAGAACGAGCGCGTGTACCGCACCGTGTACGCGACGAAACAGCAGGCGCGACGTGATGTGATCAACTACATCGAGGGGTTCTACAACAGTCGCCGTCGCCACTCCGCGTTGGGTTACCAGTACCCCAACGATGTCCATTACAGTTACCGACAGCTGGCACTAGCAGCGTAA
- a CDS encoding helix-turn-helix transcriptional regulator — protein sequence MANQEKVDPVLITSILDFLRRNEHGYDLAEMADHFGLSPERLRSVIEFLWTLEFPATGLSGHEHMFDFDADGLYAAEPWVKLTHDPAAKVTRRFEPHELATVITGLSTLRQFRSSEEISTLDGLVAKLLGTDAAAEGPAPDENQTVAALRRAIDRGTQLEIDYYTENADAPERRVVDPLRLEVHGAMVYLRAYCRLREGMRWFRHDRIVAIRELDDPIGEYSEEEIGAALEVRGQSFPRLEVAVAPSAFAAVRPYLDGRDFPRLDDDGFSRCTIVFRSLHVAARIAAENAGAFVIEGPESAREFLRGWATDALENYGAVHDANA from the coding sequence ATGGCTAATCAGGAAAAGGTCGATCCCGTCCTCATCACCTCGATACTCGATTTCCTTCGTCGCAACGAGCACGGCTACGACCTCGCTGAGATGGCCGACCACTTCGGGCTGAGTCCCGAGCGACTGCGCAGCGTGATCGAGTTTCTCTGGACGCTCGAGTTCCCGGCAACCGGCCTCAGCGGCCACGAGCACATGTTCGACTTCGACGCGGACGGGCTCTACGCCGCCGAGCCCTGGGTCAAGCTCACGCATGATCCGGCTGCCAAGGTCACCCGACGCTTCGAACCGCACGAGCTTGCGACCGTGATCACCGGGCTCTCAACGCTGCGGCAGTTTCGCAGCAGCGAGGAAATCTCGACCCTCGACGGTCTCGTGGCAAAGCTGCTGGGGACGGATGCCGCCGCCGAGGGGCCGGCGCCGGACGAGAATCAGACGGTTGCCGCGCTGCGGCGCGCCATTGACCGCGGCACGCAGCTCGAGATCGATTACTACACCGAGAATGCGGATGCGCCGGAGCGGCGCGTTGTCGACCCGTTACGCCTCGAGGTGCACGGCGCGATGGTCTACCTTCGCGCATACTGCCGGCTTCGCGAGGGGATGCGCTGGTTCCGACACGACCGAATCGTCGCGATTCGCGAACTGGACGACCCGATCGGGGAGTATTCCGAGGAAGAGATTGGGGCCGCGCTGGAGGTGCGCGGCCAGTCGTTCCCGCGCCTCGAGGTCGCAGTCGCCCCGAGCGCATTCGCGGCCGTGCGGCCCTACCTCGACGGTCGCGATTTTCCCCGTCTCGACGACGACGGTTTCTCGCGCTGCACGATTGTGTTCCGCTCGCTCCACGTCGCCGCCAGGATTGCTGCCGAGAACGCGGGCGCCTTCGTGATCGAGGGCCCGGAGTCGGCAAGGGAATTTCTGCGGGGCTGGGCCACCGACGCACTTGAGAACTACGGCGCGGTTCACGACGCGAACGCGTAG
- a CDS encoding FKBP-type peptidyl-prolyl cis-trans isomerase — translation MRLRRYSVLTGVVSLALLLSGCASGSPAADSTAAETQAVGEAPSYEVVDDGEAIAAATISENYGDTPEVTPPAADLVGDLMERTTVVDGDGEPITAESSVVWKEQIYDLGTGQPATEFTAQGPVDLSNPELPEYVAAALVGVPSGSRIGLVIPSAVMLGTTTGAEDVAPMLLILDVQTIEDGAAANGEPQEPTQSLVTTSANPGEAPEITVHSDQPEPTEQVIDVTMKGDGAVVEAGDSVTVQYTGLLFSDGTEFDSSWSRGGVPATFPTTGVVEGFANALVGQTVGSRITTVFPAELGYGDQDNGTIPPGSTLVFVVDIIATM, via the coding sequence ATGCGTCTTCGTCGTTATTCCGTCCTCACCGGCGTGGTCAGCCTCGCGCTGCTGCTCAGTGGTTGCGCGAGCGGATCGCCCGCGGCGGACTCCACGGCCGCCGAGACCCAGGCTGTCGGGGAGGCGCCGAGCTACGAGGTCGTGGACGACGGCGAGGCAATCGCGGCCGCAACCATCTCGGAGAACTACGGTGACACGCCTGAGGTGACACCCCCGGCGGCCGACCTGGTCGGTGACCTGATGGAGCGGACCACCGTCGTCGACGGCGACGGTGAGCCAATTACCGCGGAATCTTCGGTGGTGTGGAAAGAGCAGATCTACGACCTCGGCACCGGGCAGCCCGCGACGGAGTTCACCGCGCAGGGGCCGGTCGACCTCAGCAATCCCGAGCTGCCCGAGTACGTGGCCGCGGCGCTCGTTGGCGTGCCCTCCGGTTCCCGAATCGGGCTCGTCATCCCGAGCGCGGTCATGCTCGGCACGACCACGGGCGCGGAGGACGTCGCGCCGATGCTCCTCATCCTCGACGTACAGACGATCGAGGATGGCGCGGCGGCAAACGGCGAGCCGCAGGAACCCACCCAGTCGCTTGTCACGACCTCCGCGAACCCGGGCGAGGCGCCCGAAATCACGGTGCATTCCGATCAGCCGGAGCCCACCGAGCAGGTCATCGACGTCACCATGAAGGGCGACGGCGCGGTGGTCGAAGCCGGCGACAGCGTGACGGTTCAGTACACGGGCTTGCTCTTCAGCGACGGCACCGAGTTCGACTCGAGCTGGTCGCGCGGCGGCGTACCCGCGACCTTCCCGACCACGGGTGTCGTCGAGGGCTTCGCGAACGCGCTCGTCGGCCAGACGGTCGGCTCGCGCATCACGACGGTGTTCCCGGCGGAGCTCGGCTACGGCGACCAGGACAACGGCACGATTCCGCCGGGCTCGACGCTCGTGTTCGTCGTCGACATCATCGCCACGATGTAG
- a CDS encoding tRNA (adenine-N1)-methyltransferase encodes MHDAAPASGPFQAGERVQLTDPKGRPTTVWLEPGEALHSHQGALEHDRLIGLPDGSVVENSEGVPYLALRPLLWDVVMSMPRGAAIIYPKDAAMILAKADIRPGVRVVEAGVGSGGLSMWILRALAGTGELKSFERRPEFAEIARGNVVSVVDDDPKNWEIVLGDLADALPETYANGTVDRVVLDMLAPWECLDVVADALVPGGVVLCYVATATQLSRVAEEIRATGKFTEPQADETMVRGWHVQGLAVRPDHRMVAHTGFLITARRLAPGTVLPAKQPRGSKTPASLEDTEAWTPSEDEAWTPEAVGERYPSDKILRKRGREAQRGADHRTAAAESGAAQTDSAAASPSDDIMDADPAQHPNLNEGKATE; translated from the coding sequence ATGCACGACGCCGCACCAGCATCCGGCCCCTTCCAGGCCGGTGAGCGAGTCCAACTAACCGACCCGAAGGGGCGCCCCACGACGGTGTGGCTCGAGCCCGGGGAGGCACTCCACTCGCACCAGGGCGCGCTCGAGCACGATCGCCTGATCGGGCTGCCGGACGGTTCGGTGGTCGAGAACAGCGAGGGCGTGCCGTATCTCGCGCTTCGCCCGCTGCTGTGGGATGTGGTCATGTCGATGCCTCGCGGCGCCGCGATCATTTATCCGAAGGATGCGGCGATGATTCTTGCCAAGGCCGATATCCGGCCCGGCGTGCGCGTGGTCGAAGCCGGTGTCGGTTCGGGCGGGCTGTCGATGTGGATTCTTCGTGCCCTGGCCGGGACCGGTGAGCTCAAGAGCTTCGAGCGCCGCCCCGAGTTCGCCGAGATCGCCCGCGGGAACGTCGTCAGCGTGGTCGACGATGACCCGAAGAACTGGGAGATCGTGCTCGGTGATCTCGCGGATGCGCTGCCCGAGACCTATGCAAATGGCACCGTCGATCGCGTCGTGCTCGACATGCTCGCGCCGTGGGAGTGCCTCGACGTCGTGGCCGACGCGCTCGTGCCCGGTGGCGTCGTGCTCTGCTATGTGGCGACCGCAACGCAGCTCTCGCGCGTGGCGGAGGAAATCCGCGCGACTGGCAAGTTCACGGAGCCGCAGGCCGACGAGACCATGGTGCGAGGCTGGCACGTGCAGGGGCTCGCGGTGCGACCCGACCACCGCATGGTCGCGCACACCGGATTCCTGATCACCGCGCGACGACTCGCCCCCGGCACCGTTCTGCCCGCGAAGCAGCCCCGTGGCTCGAAGACCCCGGCCTCGCTCGAGGACACGGAGGCGTGGACGCCGAGCGAGGACGAGGCCTGGACGCCCGAGGCTGTGGGGGAGCGATACCCGAGCGACAAGATCCTGCGAAAGCGTGGCCGCGAGGCCCAGCGCGGCGCAGACCATCGCACAGCCGCGGCCGAATCGGGCGCGGCACAGACAGACTCAGCGGCCGCGTCACCCTCGGACGACATAATGGACGCCGACCCCGCGCAACACCCGAACCTCAACGAAGGGAAGGCGACCGAGTGA